A stretch of Coccidioides posadasii str. Silveira chromosome 2, complete sequence DNA encodes these proteins:
- a CDS encoding uncharacterized protein (EggNog:ENOG410PHPS~COG:S~BUSCO:14082at33183) translates to MAALQLNFTLDTPGKVKTVHLLGSWDGYRGQLPLSKTFSGGKSASWAGKFRFQSSMLKPGQRYWYYYILDGYHVYHDPDCESTVERTTKRTLNILDVPANMGQKSSSRTSAPSSEVARGRALSPSRIQHPKPSKPYESRRFCESSHVTQRAMDALNARFQAADLSDSDSDISSSPSSAFSSSLRGGSTSPSSISSFSDSSSSCSCQLYAITSSKERVRIHCGGKRCGGSSPCDSSGSDFDSCSSDSDEEYEYARPQLLRQNIRIRR, encoded by the exons ATGGCCGCTCTGCAGCTTAACTTCACTCTCGACACCCCCGGCAAAGTCAAGACCGTCCATCTGCTCGGTTCCTGGGACGGTTACCGTGGTCAACTCCCACTCTCAAAGACCTTCAGCGGCGGCAAGTCCGCTTCCTGGGCTGGAAAATTCCGCTTTCAGTCCTCCATGCTGAAGCCCGGCCAGCGCTACTGGTACTAT TACATCTTGGACGGTTATCATGTCTATCACGACCCAGACTGTGAATCCACCGTCGAGCGCACAACCAAGCGTACCTTGAACATTCTCGATGTTCCCGCCAACATGGGCCAGAAGTCGTCTTCGCGAACCAGTGCGCCCAGCAGCGAGGTTGCACGAGGCCGTGCTCTCTCCCCGTCGAGAATTCAGCACCCAAAGCCCTCCAAGCCTTACGAGTCTCGCCGCTTCTGCGAGAGCTCCCACGTCACCCAGCGAGCTATGGATGCGCTCAATGCTCGATTCCAGGCTGCCGATCTCTCCGACTCGGATTCCGATATCTCTTCCAGCCCATCATCAGCCTTCAGCTCATCTCTCCGCGGTGGCAGCACCTCTCCATCGTCGATCTCTTCCTTCAGTGACTCCAGCTCTTCATGCAGCTGCCAACTGTACGCGATCACCTCTTCAAAGGAGCGCGTCCGGATCCACTGTGGAGGCAAGCGATGCGGCGGTTCTTCTCCCTGCGATTCATCTGGCTCTGACTTCGACTCGTGTAGCTCTGACTCTGATGAGGAATATGAGTATGCACGACCTCAGCTCCTTCGCCAGAACATCCGCATCCGCCGTTGA
- a CDS encoding uncharacterized protein (EggNog:ENOG410PJ3Q~COG:Q), producing the protein MSNDEPPTAFEGWVGHSATSPLTFTTFKPKPFTPFDVDIKITHCGICGSDIHTLRSGWGPTNYPCVVGHEIVGHVVRVGSAVNTLSSPSKDLRVGDRVGVGAQCNSCLKPDCEECVSGLEHYCPRRTGTYNGKFPDGSKSYGGYARYWRGPAYFVFRIPDALSSAVAAPLLCGGITVFSPLLRNGAGPGKSVGIIGIGGLGHMGLLFAKAMGCDRVVAISRSKSKRSDALNGLGADHFIATDEDKDWAKRNANSLHFIISTVSSGNVPLAQYLRLLKRNGQFIQVGAPEERFPSFNVGPMITKGTVIAGSQLGSPDEIRQMLDLAAQKKVLPWIQERSMDDVNNALVDMDAGKARYRYVLVNSPEGVAKL; encoded by the coding sequence ATGAGCAACGATGAACCACCCACAGCCTTCGAAGGCTGGGTCGGCCATTCAGCAACATCCCCTCTGACCTTCACCACCTTCAAACCCAAGCCCTTTACTCCATTCGACGTGGACATCAAGATCACCCACTGCGGCATCTGCGGCTCCGACATCCACACCCTACGCTCAGGCTGGGGCCCAACAAACTACCCCTGCGTCGTCGGCCACGAGATAGTCGGCCACGTCGTGCGCGTAGGATCCGCCGTGAACACGCTCTCCTCGCCGTCCAAGGATCTCAGGGTCGGCGACCGCGTCGGCGTCGGCGCACAGTGCAATTCCTGCCTGAAACCGGACTGTGAAGAATGCGTGTCCGGGCTCGAGCACTACTGTCCGCGCAGGACGGGGACGTACAACGGCAAGTTTCCCGACGGAAGCAAGTCATACGGCGGATATGCGCGATACTGGCGAGGTCCGGCTTACTTCGTCTTCAGGATCCCCGACGCATTGTCTAGCGCGGTAGCTGCACCGCTTCTGTGTGGTGGAATTACCGTATTCTCGCCTTTGCTAAGGAATGGTGCGGGTCCGGGCAAGTCTGTGGGTATCATTGGTATCGGTGGATTGGGCCATATGGGCCTACTTTTCGCTAAAGCCATGGGATGTGATCGCGTCGTGGCGATCTCGCGTAGCAAATCAAAAAGATCAGACGCTTTGAACGGGCTGGGCGCGGACCACTTCATCGCCACAGATGAGGATAAGGATTGGGCTAAGAGAAACGCGAATTCTCTTCACTTTATCATCAGCACCGTGTCGTCGGGCAACGTCCCGCTCGCACAGTATCTCAGGTTGCTCAAACGTAATGGACAGTTTATTCAGGTCGGAGCACCAGAGGAACGTTTTCCGTCCTTCAATGTTGGGCCAATGATTACAAAGGGCACCGTCATTGCGGGATCCCAGCTTGGTTCTCCCGATGAAATTCGACAAATGCTTGACTTGGCGGCTCAGAAGAAAGTTCTGCCATGGATCCAAGAGAGGAGTATGGATGATGTGAATAATGCCTTAGTAGACATGGACGCAGGGAAA